Proteins encoded within one genomic window of Macrobrachium nipponense isolate FS-2020 chromosome 9, ASM1510439v2, whole genome shotgun sequence:
- the LOC135218197 gene encoding protein fem-1 homolog C-like: protein MDRKAGSFVCVTKSAASRNNSCHEKANERENSLLCTAALLGHTFCVTILVDYRGADIEEVGSVSIQGSHIASGVTPLWCASNEGHSWVVEFLLCKGANPNGVSSNHSSPLRAACANGHFFVVRLLVEHGADIEAANHQGVNSLMLASVNGHLKIVKYLLDAGADVNRKDLTGKSALHASADAGHLAVTELLLDHKARMDADDSGLTPLISASSLGHIDLVERLVTRADLVSVREKADALEVLGASIYNRTGDIVVAIYYWKTAMSMSCPNKKEDSGIRLNRSRESDEVTAKVTATKIGHLTI, encoded by the exons ATGGATAGAAAAGCGGGTTCTTTCGTATGCGTCACGAAG TCGGCTGCATCGCGCAATAATTCATGCCATGAGAAGGCCaatgagagagaaaattctttattgtGCACGGCTGCTCTTCTTGGACATACATTCTGTGTCACGATTCTTGTTGACTACAGAGGCGCAGATATAGAAGAAGTAGGATCAG tttCAATCCAGGGTAGTCATATTGCAAGTGGAGTAACTCCCTTATGGTGTGCTAGTAATGAAGGCCACTCCTGGGTAGTTGAATTTCTCCTTTGCAAAGGGGCTAATCCAAATGGCGTTTCGAGTAACCATAGCTCACCGTTGCGAGCAGCATGCGCAAATGGCCACTTCTTTGTTGTCAGACTTCTTGTGGAACACGGAGCAG ACATTGAGGCCGCAAATCATCAGGGCGTCAATAGTCTGATGCTCGCTTCCGTCAATGGTCATTTGAAAATCGTGAAGTACCTCTTGGATGCTGGCGCTGATGTGAACAGGAAAGATCTAACAGGAAAAAGCGCACTGCACGCCTCTGCAGATGCAGGTCATCTGGCTGTAACGGAACTTTTGCTGGATCACAAGGCTCGAATGGATGCCGACGACTCAG GATTAACGCCTTTGATTTCTGCGAGCTCTCTTGGTCATATAGACTTGGTGGAACGTCTAGTAACCAGAGCAGATCTGGTATCTGTGAGAGAGAAAGCCGATGCACTGGAGGTACTGGGCGCTTCCATTTACAATCGGACGGGTGATATAGTTGTTGCTATCTACTACTGGAAAACAGCAATGAGTATGAG TTGTCCGAATAAGAAGGAAGATTCTGGAATCCGCCTTAATAGGTCAAGGGAATCGGACGAAGTCACAGCCAAGGTTACAGCCACAAAGATTGGTCACCTCACGATCTAA